DNA from Magnolia sinica isolate HGM2019 chromosome 19, MsV1, whole genome shotgun sequence:
cattcaggAGGTGAAGAGTTTTCACGAGTTGACGACCTTCTATCGTCAATTTGTACGAAATCTTAGCATAATAGTCGCACCTATTATAGATTACATGAAAAAATGACTatttcagtggaccgatgaacCTGACAAGAGTTTTCATGAGATCAATCattgtttgtctacaacaccggtcttaatgcttcctaatttcgacaagctGTTTGAGATTGAGTGTGACGTTTCATATGTCGGAGTAGTCTTctatagcgagaagctcagcgaatcCAGAAAGAAGTGTTTgacatatgagcttgagttgtacacagttgttcaggcgctgtggcattggcggcattatttgattcaaagagagtttgttctgtacataGACCATCAAgaattaaagtttattaatagtcagactaacgtgaatcatgtgtatgctagatgggtttcatttttacaggaattcatgtTTGTTTTAAAGCACAAGTCAGGACAACAGAACAAGGTGGTAGATGCGCTTagtcgtcgtgcatcactacttgttacaatgagcaatgatatggtcagcttcgactgtctcaaggagttgtatgccAGGACAAAAACtttaaagattcttggatgaagtgctaaGAAGGTCATCTTAATGACCTTCATATACATGACaatttcctcttcaaagggaatcgattggaCATCCCCAAAAGTTGTCTGAGTGAGCAGATTATtcgggagctacatggaggtggcctcggtggataccttgggcgagacaagacgcgagatcTTATGGAAGAGTGGTATTACTGGTCGCAATTGGTACACGATTTGAAAAAAGtcatacaacgttgtcatgtttatcAGACCTCCAAGCGGTAATCTCAAAATACGggtctctacaccccgttacctgtgcctgacggtccttgtgAGAATTTATCTATGAACTCTGTTCTTGGTCTCCCACGTACACAACacggcatggattcagtgttcgtggtggtagatcatttatccaagatgacacactttattctatgcaagaagaccctcgatgtaaCACACGTGGCAAATCTATTCTTCAAGGAGGTCGTACGGTTACATGGGATTCCcgagaccattacttctgatcgtgacacgaagttcattagccagttttggcggactttgtggactcgattcgatacacgacttcaattcagtagcGCCTACCACGCACAGATTGATGGGCtgaccgaggttgtgaatcgcacgttgggaaccCTCcctcgctgtatttcaggagaaaaactgaagcagagggattggccttgtctcaagcagaatttgcattcaacaacatggtaaaTCGCTCCACAGGGAAATCACTGTTCCAGATCATTTACGAACGAGTGTCTCgctacacacttgacttggttccTCTACCCAATCTcctaggcatgagcattgcaactGAACATATGGTAGACATGATCATAGGCATCCACGCGGAAGTACAGACGAAGTtatatgcctcgaacgagaagtataaggaacaagcggacaaacatcggcgacaaaaagtgttcgggGTAGGCGACCACGTTATgatccatctgcgcaaagagagatttccgactggTACGTACCCGACTGGTACGTACAAtaaattgaagaataagaagattggattgGTACCAattatccgaaagatcaatgacaacgcttacgttgttgatcttctgaatgacatggcgatctcacagactttcaatgtcgcggacctgaccgagtatcatgaactaaagcaagacgagttcttttgaaatggaggggactgatgtagagcaggtcgcagacagtttcatggccaaaatggatcagaaaaggcccaattgacgacagaagtgatccagatcgtcagaccttagatcgggcatatctcgcaatccggaatgagttatcggacataaaatatatgattttggggtagaacgggcTACTTTATCcgcccaaccccgctatgccaggttgcgtaAGCCGGATTTACGAAATACTCCCGGATAGACAgccgtttccctattttaattccgtttttactataaatagcaagttttagtttgattataactattcatccattgggctttaggagttatgcccaacgtgaaaagagcttagaaaaattaggagaacaacttggtgaagccaaataggacactttctATTtctggccgaaaaccttgcgcactattagacatcacgaccgtctataaatggtaagttatAGTAAGTTGATTTTTTATACTAGCCTCCTGTCTAATCAAATCCCACCATTTGTGCCTGTATGTTGGTAcactaaggcctgtttggattcgcgtatagtattgtattgCGATGCAATACTTTACAACGCGTATACTCTGGACAATGTACACTGTATTCATGAGTATTATCATTTATCAATAGACTGTTTGGTACGGAGTGACCTTGGAAATCTAATATACCGAATTCAATGTTTGTTCAAGGAACGGACTCCGTAGTGAGAAAGTGTCTATAACACATACCACGTACAATACTTGCTATGGACCACGGATTGGCTACTAAAACCTGACACCACCCAATGGATGGTGTTCGATGCtctgggggcccaccatgatgtatgtgtttcatctaaaccgtccatctacttaTACACATCAATATACAGTATGATACCCAAGATGAGGTATATTCGGCATCTAAGGTGGACCaggttacaggaaacagtgttcaatCAATCGACACCATCAAACCTTTGCCGCCACTTTTCCTTCGCTGAGATTAAAGAAGCGACGAACAACTTCGATGAGGCTCTTCTCCTCGGGGTAGGTGGATTCGGTAAGGTCTACAAGGGTGACATTGATGGTGGCACCATGAAGGTTGCCATCACCTGCTCTCTGAGCAGGGTGTCCATGAGTTCCAAACCGAGATCAAGATGCTCTCTAAGCTCCGCCATTGCCACCTCGTCTCTCTGATTGGCTATTGTGAGGAGAATTGTAAGATGATCCTGGTCTATGATTACATGGCCCACGGGACCCTCCGCGAGCACCTCTACAAGACCCAGAAGCCGCAGCTGCCATGGAAGCAGTGGCTCGAGATCTgcattggtgcagcccgtgggCTGCATTACCTCCATACTGGGGCCAAACACACCATCATCCACCGTGACATCAAGACCACAAACATCCTATTGGATGAGAAATGGGTTGCAGTTGACGGAGAAATCCGATGTCTACACTTTTGGGGTTGTACTGTTGGAGGTTCTGTGTGCGCTATAGTCTCTCGATCCACCAGAGagaaaaagctttttttttttctttcaaagacGGTGCAAAGCAACGAAGGCGTTGCACTGCACGATGTGAAGAGACAACTGCACAGAGACGCGTGGCCTTCATTTTCTGGTTCGGCAACGTACACAAGCAGCACGTGTATGGCGGATATCAATTCCAATTCAAACGGGTGTTAATGTATTATTTTAaaatctaagagttttagttatagtttgcttctgatttctctctcattgcctggtatttcattcatcaatcaaatttcgaatttattagaatttatttttattttcttgctttcttttgttGTGGATTCTAGAAGTCTCCGTGGGGAGGCCAGAGAAAcaccgtggattcggagtagttatccttgaggaagacggtgatcggcctcatcatgttcatccctacgtcactaGGCAGTAcaaaccatctcatccatggatCGAAAAAAGGACTACAGAAATATGGACAAACAGGGATGGATTTGATCATCGGATCAATTGGATTTTTTTTGCAAAATGGCTAGTAAAATGTCCTTCGGACTTGATAGACAGTTCAGATCTATCGATTGGACCCTCTACGTGACAGATGTAAGATCATTTCTCATTAATTAGTAAACACAGAGTCGACTCAGCTGAGTATTTGAGTTGAGCCGACCCAACTAGAAATTGAGTCAAgcttttgagtttttgaactatgaaagTGTGAGAGTTCAGGTAAGGCTCCCTCTGATCATGACCTGGACCAAATAAGAGACCgttcaatcatcaggtgggccacaattttaaAGATGAAAATGGACACTTAGAAAAAGAAAGacaaacagtccaaattcaacctATCCGAGGGGTCGAAAGACCTGAGTTTTAGCCCAAGGCATCCTCACGAGGcaccctacctgatgaatggcccagttCTTGAACAGGTGCCAAATCCATAAGTGCATTTGCCACAAAAACCACAATCTCCTTATTATGCAAGTGCACTTGGCATTTCCTCCACTAATACATGATAATATGAAGAGCAAACATCCAGTAGCTCATCCACTCATACAACCTTCATAGAGACATATGCTATTAAGGGTTCAAACAGCAAAAAGTCAAACACCCACAGCAGAAAAGGCGCCAGAGACGGCGATCATTTACTCACCTTTCCACGAATAGAGAGCGGGAGTCTCTGACTCCGTCCAAGTAGATACTGTACCTCCGTATCTATCGCCCTTTACTGCATCTGCTGAAGCGAAGGATTCAAGCTCAGACATCTCTTCTGGAGTGAGCTTCACAGACAAAGCTCCGATGTTCTGGTTGAAGTTTTCAATCTTGGTGGTGCCCGGTATTGGGCATACATCGCTTCCTTGGTGGTGGACCCAAGCCAATGCCAGCTGGGAAGGTGTGCACCCCTTCTTCGTCGCCATTTCATTTACGCACTTGAATATACGGGCGTTGTGCTCCACATTCTCAGCTTGAAATCTTGGTAGAAACTGTCAATTCCATGAAAGTAGTTCAGTAGTATGTCATGAAACTGATCATCGAAGCAAGTATACATTAGAAGTAGATTAGTGCTATGATGATTCGCAGTATTACAGTGACACATCCTCTCCTCCCAGCACAGGCAAAATaaatctatgtggggcccaccatgatgtatatgtgacagcCAATCCATCCATCACCTGGCCAGCTCATTAGTAAGCATGAAAATCATGCCCACCCAAAaatcctggtgggccacactataggaaattgtGGGAATAGAGCCAATCcgtccaacctgttcgtaaggtgAGTACAtggaggatgaagggaaaaaccaaatatctgcTTTATTCAAGACTTTCGgacaggaagatttcaatggtgtccTATCCTGCTGTTCcatttttttgtggcccacttgagtcatggATATATGGGCTTGATTTCTGGGGTCATCTTACAATGATCCGTCGCAAAATGATGAATGGAGTGCatttaacacaaacatcacactgggccccaTAGGTATTTATGTTGCACCAGGCACCTCCATACATTTGAATGCAGAGGAGGTGTTGTATAATTGGGGAATTGCTCCGGCTGGCAATTCGCCATAGCATTACCCTAAGAACTGTTTTCCGTAACCCCATTAAAACTTCAAGCAGTAACACCATGTAATGCCTCAACAGAACCCCATCATTTTTTCACTGCATCATAGTTCAAAATGGGAAACCCCAGATAGCTGGGATAGGACTAcaaggaagatgatgatgatggtgatgatgatgataatgatggtttGAAATGAGAAACCTGAGCCAACTCAAAAGTCCACAAGGAAGAGTCAACAGGAAGATACACTAGAGGTTTTGGCGAGTCATGGAATGACCAACTCAGAATTTAAGAATTGTTTAAGCATATactaaaaaatggaaaaaaaaataaaaaaaaataaatttaataggAAATTATGGGAAATCATTACAGAACCCatttcatagttttttttttttctgaaaacacTACTACACCATATACTCTTTCAACGTCTAATGAAAATTACAAAGAGACACCTGTTTTCCCCCTTTCTAAATATAGAAAACTAAAGAACTCAACTGTCTTGTGACCTTGACTATGTCAAGTTTTCTAAATCATTACTGGAAACTTGATTAAAATCGAATTTTATATTGAGTTGACTTCAAATCTGATCAAGTCGAATTGACTCAATCAAGTTTCGAGCAACTTGAtcatattttagggcatgtttggatatcaCCAATTCTATAGAAATCAATGAAAATGGAAAATGTCTTCCCTTGATGTGACAGTTTGAGATGtttggctcataaagaaaatgCAGGACTTCTACAAAGTAACCATTACACTTTTTCATAATTAAAATTTTCTGATACAAGAAATTACTTGATCATTATCTCACAAACATAAAATTTTCACTCTCTATCCAAACGAAAACCTTAAAAATGGAATCCAAGTTTCCATAGTGCTCACAGAAATAACAATTGCCTAATCGTTACCTTTTCTTTCCTTTACCATCTGAATACATGTATTCTGACGGACTTCAAAAAAGTCATGCTACACAATGTTACGTTCTTACCACACCTAATGTTACATGCACTAAAGTGTATGGTAGAGTGATGACTTGCATTGCATGCATCTATGAAGCAGAAGTATATACCTTTCGGAAGTCCCCGTCTGACAAGTTATCAATCATTTTAGGCCCTGATGAAAAGAAGCCACTCCCCAGAGGGCTGTATGCAACGATACCTATGCCAAGCTCTCTGAATAGCATAAGAAAGTTGAAATCAGAGGTCAGTTCCATATACTAATTTATCTGCAATCTTTGGGGAAGTTGGTGTAGCAGATCAATATCACCTACAAGTAGGAACTATTTCTTCCTCTACATCTCTTGTCCACAAGGACCACTCCAACTGTACTGCAGTTATTGGGTGAATGGCATGTGCTCTCCGGATCGTCCAAGCAGAGGCCTCAGATAGCCCTATGTATTTTATCTTTCCTTCTTCAACTAGCTTCTTGAGTTCCCCAATcttgtgcgagagagagagagagagagagagagagagagagagggcctgtttggattagcCAATACAGCTGTAGTGTGCTGACCACAGCAGTTGGAAGCAAATCAGGGTATTCGCTGTACGTTAACTCGCAGGATACACTTCCAACCATGGATATGCATGTAAACCACGGGATCGTGGTTGTATACATGTGGATATAAATTCTTCaaaatgtattatatccacaccgtccatccattttgcaatatcattttagagcatgacccaaaaaa
Protein-coding regions in this window:
- the LOC131234681 gene encoding probable aldo-keto reductase 2 isoform X1 — translated: MESGNGVGRMKLGSQGLEVSVQGLGCMGMSAFYGPPKPEPDMISLIHHAVRSGVTFLDTSDIYGPFTNELLLGKALKGIRKDVELATKFGISFTDGNREIHGDPAYVRASGEASLKRLDFDCIDLYYQHRVDTRIPIEITIGELKKLVEEGKIKYIGLSEASAWTIRRAHAIHPITAVQLEWSLWTRDVEEEIVPTCRELGIGIVAYSPLGSGFFSSGPKMIDNLSDGDFRKFLPRFQAENVEHNARIFKCVNEMATKKGCTPSQLALAWVHHQGSDVCPIPGTTKIENFNQNIGALSVKLTPEEMSELESFASADAVKGDRYGGTVSTWTESETPALYSWKGE
- the LOC131234681 gene encoding probable aldo-keto reductase 2 isoform X3, yielding MVSGKEIGRMKLGSQGLEVSIQGLGCMGMSAFYGPPKPEPDMISLIHHAVRSGVTFLDTSDMYGPFTNELLLGKALKGIRKDVELATKFGISFTDGNREIHGDPAYVRASGEASLKRLDFDCIDLYYQHRVDTRIPIEITIGELKKLVEEGKIKYIGLSEASAWTIRRAHAIHPITAVQLEWSLWTRDVEEEIVPTCRELGIGIVAYSPLGSGFFSSGPKMIDNLSDGDFRKFLPRFQAENVEHNARIFKCVNEMATKKGCTPSQLALAWVHHQGSDVCPIPGTTKIENFNQNIGALSVKLTPEEMSELESFASADAVKGDRYGGTVSTWTESETPALYSWKGE